Within Lytechinus pictus isolate F3 Inbred chromosome 7, Lp3.0, whole genome shotgun sequence, the genomic segment CCGTTGCATGGAATATATAATTATAGTAAATTCTACTGAATCcattcatttgattatctgaagAGTAAATGGTACTATGATCATGATATTTGGTAGATACGAGTGAttgcaaagttaccattattTTAAGTTAATGGAACGGAGCCAAGAAGGacttaaacataattataatttatctATGTATTCATCAATTTCTTTACTAGTTTATGCTTTTAGgtggggtagggttagggggcTTTGGATACATCGATCTATATATATTGAATGACCGATCAATCGATCCACGAGAGCCGGGATAAGCTATAGGTCTGctgcaaaatattattctttAACAAAGTTTTACAGGTCCAATTTATTGTTCTCTTTCGCGACACATTAATGATTATAAGCAATTGGAGGGAGTGATGAAAACCCCAAAATTTTCATGGTTGGGAGTGTTATGTTATTCACCATATGCCCATTATATTAGAAATATCTTCTGTATTTAGTCATATGGATAAATTGTGGAATGTGTATGCTTTCCGAAGCTATTTTGCATCTATCAACTCGTTAATGACATTATACAATGACTCCATATGCGAGAAAGCGCAGCGAGCAAGTAAAATATCAACGTTTCCCCTTTTAAATTAAGTGATGATTCACGGAGGGACTCGACGtcaatataatacaatataattttcattaaacagcagtttttttcttcttgtttgctAAATTAGCGGGTAGGGTGTGGACGTGTGACCCAAAATCTGTTTGTAGAACCGCGTCTGGTGTTAAGGCAAATTAACTCTAAATCAATAAATTTTCTTTGAGTTTAATCGAATTCATCATCACTATGCACTCGACTCCTTCTATCTTGTCAAAGATTTAAAAGTATTAGTTCATTCAGGCACAAtagcatgttaaataataaaagaaaaccccaaccaatttgaaaatgattctTGATTGTCATGCAAACGATCATAATGGTGGTTCAATCGCAACTTCAGCTGCATACGTACCCTGTTATTCATGATTTACGACGTTGATAGAAAATACATATCCATACATACTTTCGCCCACTTAAAGTGATTATGTATAGTAAACAAATCCTAGCTGATACTTGAATAATATCAGTAAATAATCATGACTCTGGGCGAATCGAATGGATCAATGAAATGGATACATGACATCATCTTTTAAAAGTGTCATTTCTTTATCCTTGCTTTGTATCATTCAGTATTATACAGTCTTATGTTTTGTTAGTAAATCTGGATGTATTTATGTAAtgttttgatgtattttttattataaggaCACTGATGAAACCCACAAAGGTTGGCTCGGTCCACCCTTTCTtaatatgtgaaataaataaataaataaaacaaagtcTGTTTCTCGGATGTTGGATTAGACTAGCTCATGTCAAGGACGGGGCAAATCACGGTGCACAAGTATATGGACGGAAACCGTTTACATGCATGAACCGTGAAAGTGGGAATAACcgcatgataaaaaaattatgaaaaacatttacattcaataaaattattttcaaagggCATGGTATTTTACCGACATTACATCATGATATCATTGCTTTCATAAGTGTGTTCTAAAGCAATATTACTCTGTGAATATACACACAGAACAATTAAACCTGTAATAATTTATAAACGTTATGCAATTGATGAAGCAGTGTTGGATATCCGTGTGAACCCATTTGGAAATCCTGAACAAAAGCTGACAGTATAAATCTATGTGAAGTAGATTAAGTAGAATACCATGCCCTTGatgaattgaaaaattaatttgccccaaataaacaaatttttaaaCTTTCATTGCGTTAAGGCCCTCCAACACAGGCCATAAGACTTTGAAAAATACTATCTATATCCCCAAGCACTGAGTTCCTTTCTTCTTCTGGCATAGAGGTTTGGATTTGTTCATGGCACTGATCAATTGGCTCTTGACATTGAATGTCCTCATGTTCTGTGTACCTTCCACCGTTGTTCAAAAGCATTTCGTTAGAAGGATACACTTCCCAAGCCATATCTTCAGAGAAACGCCTCCTAGGTTGGTTACCTTGATATAAACACGGTGGTTCGGACACTCTATCAGGACCACCTAACCATGGTCTGCGATAGCTTCGACGTTTCTTAGGCAATACCGTTCTACAGTAGTCTTCTTGACGAATTTCTTGCCTGAGTTTAGTCACCATGTTGGCTATCAAGACAGACCTTCGTAATGAGACCTCAGGGTCATCTATACATCGCATCTTATGTAGCGACATGTCTAAAACTCTCCTCCTATCACAAGCCCTGATAGCTTCGACGTCCTCCTCAGACATGCCCATCAAATCAGAAGTTCTACATGATGGAAGTATATCTGGAATCACATTGTCCATGATATCGGGTGACGTCGATGTCATCGATCTCGACTTGAAATCGTCTCCGTCGTAGCACATTGGTAATTCAATCTCACTGCTTACATCAGGAAAGAAATCATCCGGATCACAGCGACAACATTCCTCAATAGGTCCACAACCATTACATCTTAAGATGGCCTCTCCATGATTCATCTGCAGAGTCTCTGAGACCATCGTCATTTCCTGAGGTGTCCTACACCCGCATTCTTCCGTGTCATCTAGCATCTCACATAATTTTCGTTTTTTGGCGCCGTGGCAGCTGGTAACTGTCTGCTCATCCCTGCCATACTCCACCTCGACGTCCTCATCAAGGAGACTTCGCCCACCCATTGCTATCGGTTTTCGAACACAGCAGTCAGATCGTGAAGACGGTCCTATCGGAGTTTGGTGGTGATGAGTCGTCTGTAAAGGAGTACGAGGGCAGCTTACCAAAGGGCTACGAACTACGTTCCCtgcataaagaaaataaatcaaaatcataatatTAATTTACAGAATATCTCTAAAAAGTTCATTATATTAAAATCTCACGATATCATGCCAGAAAATGCCAACCTGTCAGAAGATCgcaatgaaagatcgatgttcCAATATGATGTGTTAGGTATGAAGCACTATCACCATCAGTaggattataataattatgaacatCAATCTTCAAATCAAGTAGcattacaatcatcattataacCTTTCCAATCTGTGATGCCACATACAATGCCTATGTCGACTAGATTTACTGGATCTTTCATTACGCCATACAACTGAGGTTTGGAGCATCTATCTAATGCTCTCGTTTCAAGAAAAAGTGATATTCCAACAGAGAAAATGAATCTTACCtatcaatatacaaatatgtattttttggcATCATTACTTTGAACTAAATGCTTCGGCACCTCTCTATTAGGAAAGAAGCCATACAAGAAACACATGATGGGAGTAATACGAGTATAGACGAGTACAGAAACTAAGGTCTTCCATGCTAAGTACAACATTATGTCTTCGTTAAATTTTGACGATTGTGAGGATTCAATGAGCGATAGCGTCTTGGAAGTTCTGAACACTTCATTTGAGACAATTAGCAATACTTTACTTAAAAGCAAACATTTATATTCAACAATCCATACATTTATATCTTCTTCTTATCGCCTATATTTTCTACTCACCAAATGTTCTCTACATCATGCAGAAAGCACTATTTGTTTACTATATTTAACAACATTTCCCTGTGATAACTCGTCTTTTCTCGTCAAGGATTAAATAACTTAATCTTTCAAAACACCATCCTTGACACCATCGCAGAGATCGTCTTTTCTTTGATTAACCCACCACCGCGAAAGCCATAGTCATAGTGAGAGATATCATTCCAACCATCTCTTACTAATTAGACCGAAAGCCCGAACTAAGTATAGCTTACATGCAATGCACAAAACTCACAATTATGCATTTTGCGAAAGACTTGGAAATGGGacttacacacacacagcgCGCACACTCACGTTGTTGCCGCACACACTCACACGCACACTGCATACGTCAGCCAGCGCATAAGTGGCGCCTGAAAAGCAGGGTCTCTTATCCAATCAGCATGATTTGAGTACGAGTGAAATGAACGGTCACACAAGATGGATTTTCCATGCATTAACTCATTCCTttatttcccctctctctctttctcactctctccctctctctatcacTTTCCTATATCTATTCTCTCCCCTTTTCCGTACCTGGGCTGGTTGCGTGCGTCGTAGATTGGTGGTTGTATCGGGGTGAGATGCTGGAGACGTCATCACAGCCATCGTCAGATGCTACGAAAGATTCGTCATGGTAACAGCAGTAGGGTTGATGATCGGGGCAAGGCAGATGGGATGCGGATTTCCATGGAAACGGAGAATAACGCTCAACGGGCACGGCAACGGTCATTGCTGGCGGACAGTAGTTGAAGTGAACGAACCCTTATCATCAAGGCCACGAGGAACTCTTCGATTCAACTGACATACATCTGAAACAAATCAGAAGAAAAGTCTAAAGAGTTATTCTTTTCATCTGAGTGTTCCTACGGCAAAATGCAAAATGATATCATGATTTACACCTGAGTATAAGAAAAAACAGAATCTTGACTATCTAATGTATCATTCCTGAGGGTACGTAAATCGTCATAAGTAATGAATATTGAATCATGTAGGGCCTAATTGTACATAGGCTACATCAATATAAAGCTCACTTGAAAGTAAAAGAACATTATGTTAAATAATGTAATGTCGAGAAAGAATTAGCATGTTGGGGGAATATGCAATATCTTCTTTTAATGTTCGTATTAGATATAAAACaggtaaaatattacattttgaaacaaaatacaCTTTGACCAAAAAATGGACTGATAAAACAAACAGTGAAAACAATTTTAGAATCACacccaaaatatcaaatatgaaagaattCGTGGTCTAATTCGGTTTTTTATGGATCATAGtgtaaattaaattttttttaataatgataataattttatataCCGCAAATTGTCTCCAAGCGGATGAATGCAATATTACAATGCCAAATGAAAGTCATAGAACatgtaaaatatttaaaactacGTTTTATGCATAATGAAGAAACACTcatgagaaaaaagaagatatctATCAACATGGTGGTACCCGCATGgcaatggtggtggtggtggtgatagataatgaagatgataataacAGTAATGTGACTTAAAATAAATTAGCCTTGGCTAAATCGAATATTCATTTCTGATAAAATTACACGTTTCAGGTTATGACAGTGCTAgcaaaatttga encodes:
- the LOC129264075 gene encoding uncharacterized protein LOC129264075, with translation MTVAVPVERYSPFPWKSASHLPCPDHQPYCCYHDESFVASDDGCDDVSSISPRYNHQSTTHATSPGNVVRSPLVSCPRTPLQTTHHHQTPIGPSSRSDCCVRKPIAMGGRSLLDEDVEVEYGRDEQTVTSCHGAKKRKLCEMLDDTEECGCRTPQEMTMVSETLQMNHGEAILRCNGCGPIEECCRCDPDDFFPDVSSEIELPMCYDGDDFKSRSMTSTSPDIMDNVIPDILPSCRTSDLMGMSEEDVEAIRACDRRRVLDMSLHKMRCIDDPEVSLRRSVLIANMVTKLRQEIRQEDYCRTVLPKKRRSYRRPWLGGPDRVSEPPCLYQGNQPRRRFSEDMAWEVYPSNEMLLNNGGRYTEHEDIQCQEPIDQCHEQIQTSMPEEERNSVLGDIDSIFQSLMACVGGP